A genomic stretch from Anoplopoma fimbria isolate UVic2021 breed Golden Eagle Sablefish chromosome 8, Afim_UVic_2022, whole genome shotgun sequence includes:
- the slco2a1 gene encoding solute carrier organic anion transporter family member 2A1 — MDLLGSRTMKRPRKLCRSIKLFVLCHGLLQLSQLLYSACFKSTISTIERRYGLSSYSSGTISSLHEVSNSVLIVFVSYFGNRVHRPRLIGIGGLLMAVSAIMLTLPHFLSQPYEYDSVLHNSQDICNLQRNSSGLESCGRDETRRLADKNNLWLLMASAQLLFGVGSVPIQPFGISYIDDFAGPGNSPLYIAILFAVSVFGPAIGYLLGAVMLRIYVDVDKIGLGAELELRQTDPRWVGAWWMGLLITSACLLLTSIPYFFFPRRMPSEDNVIDSETDLSDDFRKPDFKESLLDSLKMFPRMFVHLLLNPLFLMLVLAQCCFSSVIAGLATFLNKFLERQYSASPAYSSLLVGAVNLPAVAVGMLIGGVIMKKAGLSLKTIPRFSVAMLTISTLLFIPLFFMGCPTQKVSEVNPYQIERSLSLCYSNCSCPASAFNPVCGSDGVEYISPCHAGCTNYTKVPNNTHRVQMYTNCRCISGSQNNARPAPCANNCPHFLLPVILVISFASFIACLTHNPMYMMVLRCVPAEEKSFAIGIQFLLMRVLAWLPAPALFGTAIDTSCIWWKHVCGKKYSCGYYDNNILRNRYLGLQVGYKVMGIVLLILLGWKAKRTQEYSLEKIPEGLL, encoded by the exons CTGTTTGTCCTGTGCCATGgcctcctgcagctctctcaGCTGCTCTACAGCGCCTGCTTCAAGAGCACCATCAGCACAATCGAGAGACGCTACGGCCTCAGCAGCTACTCCTCTGGAACCATTTCCTCTCTCCACGAG GTCAGCAACAGTGTGCTGATAGTGTTCGTAAGCTACTTTGGGAACCGTGTTCACCGTCCTCGCCTCATTGGAATCGGCGGACTGCTGATGGCCGTCAGCGCCATAATGCTGACCTTACCTCACTTCTTATCCCAGCCCTACGAATACGACTCTGTTTTACACA ATAGCCAGGACATCTGCAACCTGCAGAGAAACTCGAGCGGCCTGGAGTCCTGCGGCCGCGACGAGACCAGGCGCCTGGCCGACAAAAACAACCTGTGGCTGCTCATGGCGAGCGCTCAGCTGCTCTTCGGCGTGGGTTCTGTGCCCATCCAGCCCTTTGGGATTTCCTACATAGATGATTTTGCTGGGCCTGGCAACTCCCCCCTTTACATAG CCATCCTGTTTGCGGTATCTGTCTTCGGCCCTGCCATCGGCTACCTGCTGGGCGCAGTCATGCTGCGGATATATGTGGACGTGGACAAAATTGGTCTAG GAGCTGAACTAGAGCTGAGACAGACTGATCCCCGCTGGGTGGGGGCCTGGTGGATGGGCCTGCTCATCACCTCCGCCTGCCTGCTTCTCACCTCCATCCCCTACTTCTTCTTCCCTCGCAGAATGCCTTCAGAGGATAAT GTGATTGATAGTGAAACAGACCTGAGCGACGACTTCAGGAAGCCGGATTTCAAGGAATCCTTACTGGATTCCCTGAAAA TGTTTCCCAGAATGTTTGTGCACCTCCTGTTGAACCCTCTCTTCCTGATGCTGGTCCTGGCCCAGTGCTGCTTCTCCTCGGTGATCGCGGGCCTCGCCACGTTCCTCAACAAGTTTCTGGAGCGGCAGTACAGCGCGTCGCCCGCCTACAGCAGCCTGCTAGTAG GTGCTGTAAATCTGCCAGCTGTAGCGGTGGGGATGCTGATAGGCGGGGTCATCATGAAGAAGGCCGGCCTCTCCCTGAAGACCATCCCGCGCTTCTCCGTTGCCATGCTGACCATTTccaccctcctcttcatccctctcttcttcATGGGCTGTCCCACACAGAAAGTCTCCGAGGTCAATCCTTACCAGATCGAACG ATCTCTATCCCTGTGCTACTCCAACTGCTCCTGCCCCGCCAGTGCCTTCAACCCTGTGTGTGGCTCTGATGGAGTCGAGTATATTTCTCCTTGCCATGCGGGCTGCACCAACTACACCAAAGTCCCCAACAACACCCACAGGGTTCAG ATGTACACAAACTGCAGGTGTATATCAGGGAGCCAGAATAATGCCCGTCCTGCTCCCTGTGCAAACAACTGTCCACACTTTCTCCTCCCCGTCATCCTTGTCATCTCCTTTGCCTCATTTATCGCCTGCCTCACCCACAACCCCATGTACATGATGGTGCTCAG ATGTGTTCCCGCTGAAGAGAAGTCATTTGCGATAGGAATTCAATTTTTACTCATGAGAGTATTAG CCTGGCTGCCCGCCCCCGCTCTCTTCGGGACGGCCATCGATACGTCATGCATCTGGTGGAAGCACGTGTGTGGAAAGAAGTATAGCTGTGGTTACTACGACAACAACATCTTGAGGAACAG GTACTTGGGCTTACAGGTGGGTTACAAGGTCATGGGTATCGTCCTACTGATCTTGCTGGGATGGAAGGCCAAACGGACCCAGGAGTACAGTCTGGAGAAGATCCCTGAAGGACTACTCTGA